The Panicum hallii strain FIL2 chromosome 9, PHallii_v3.1, whole genome shotgun sequence genome has a window encoding:
- the LOC112876436 gene encoding uncharacterized protein LOC112876436 isoform X2 has product MAKTVAATVLDITEISFSDLVLLQSPEMPADDHRRRRVLDTIATELGRGGSGLLAIAEVPRMGALRRRLLPLSRRLALMDHPTRSQILKKHGLGSDVPLKKLDRSVSSFAKLLRHSGE; this is encoded by the exons ATGGCAAAGACGGTGGCGGCGACGGTGCTGGACATCACGGAGATCTCCTTCTCCGacctagtcctcctccaatcTCCTGAAATGCCAGCTGATGaccaccgccgtcgccgcgtCTTGGATACCATCGCGACTGAGCTCGGCCGAGGTGGATCCGGGTTGCTGGCCATCGCCGAAGTGCCACGCATGGGAGCCCTCCGGCGACGGCTCCTCCCCTTGTCCCGCCGCCTTGCCCTCATGGACCATCCTACGCGCTCCCAAATCCTTAAG AAGCATGGTTTGGGCAGCGACGTGCCTTTGAAGAAGCTTGATAGGTCTGTGTCCTCGTTTGCGAAGCTTCTAAGGCATTCAG